A region from the Rosa rugosa chromosome 6, drRosRugo1.1, whole genome shotgun sequence genome encodes:
- the LOC133715456 gene encoding cucumisin-like, whose product MALRWFLLLSLICSILLLVDVTHSAAQDARKSYVVYMGGKPKNGVPILPDLHVNMLQDVVDSSNIDIAHEDLLLHSYKRSFNGFAAMLTEQEAQKMIGMDGVVSVFPSKQRSVKTTKSWNFLGFPETVKRGALERDIIVGVIDSGIWPESDSFSDAGFGPPPKKWKGKCQGNGNLTCNNKIIGAQYYYASQSFKEDVESPRDSNGHGTHTASTAAGNTVIKASFNGLGSGTARGGVPSARIAVYKACWGSSGSCDDADVLAAFDDAIADGVDILSVSLGGTIPFDYLNDSYAIGSFHATRNGILVSMAAGNEGPGAKTVTNFAPWQLSVAATTINRQFITKVQLGNGKIYEGLLPNIYDLRGKFYPLIYGGDAPNTKAGADESISRFCVRDALEEDLIKGKIVLCDGPMDEAGIGAILGGAAGIVLTGKKVDDELFGLYPVPASFVGLEENSDIYKYINSTRNATATIWKSEEISDVLAPYVPSYSSRGPNPINPNILKPDLAAPGTYILAAYPPSGGGGRAGYYLDTGTSMACPHATATAAYVKSFHPKWSAAAIQSALITTAKPMNATTSPDAEFAYGAGLINPSRAPYPGLVYDLDEQDYIDFLCSQGYSGKLLQAITRDKTSCSSKSINRTANDMNYPSFALSIKDPKFVNGVFHRTVTNVGSSKSTYRAKTVAPLGLKINVNPSVLSFTSLGQKKSFVVTIKGPIEKSNLVSASLVWDDGAFQVRSPIVVYVAV is encoded by the exons ATGGCTCTTCGATGGTTTCTCCTTCTCAGCCTCATTTGCAGTATTCTACTGCTTGTCGATGTTACTCACTCAGCTGCTCAGGATGCCCGAAAG TCTTATGTTGTGTATATGGGTGGCAAGCCAAAGAACGGGGTACCCATATTACCTGATCTTCATGTGAATATGCTACAAGACGTAGTTGACAGTAGCAACATTGATATTGCACATGAAGATCTGCTTCTTCACAGCTACAAGAGAAGTTTCAATGGATTTGCTGCAATGCTCACAGAGCAAGAAGCACAAAAAATGATTG GAATGGATGGTGTAGTGTCTGTCTTCCCAAGCAAACAGAGGAGCgtcaaaacaacaaagtcaTGGAACTTTCTTGGGTTTCCAGAAACAGTTAAGAGAGGCGCCCTTGAAAGGGATATCATTGTTGGTGTGATAGACAGTGGAATTTGGCCAGAGTCGGACAGCTTTAGTGATGCTGGTTTTGGTCCCCCACCCAAGAAATGGAAAGGCAAATGTCAAGGCAATGGAAATCTTACTTGTAACAA TAAAATCATCGGAGCACAATATTATTATGCTTCTCAATCATTCAAAGAAGATGTTGAGTCTCCAAGAGACTCAAACGGTCATGGAACTCACACCGCATCAACAGCAGCTGGGAACACAGTGATCAAGGCGAGCTTTAATGGTTTAGGGTCGGGAACAGCAAGAGGAGGGGTGCCATCAGCGCGTATTGCTGTGTACAAAGCATGTTGGGGCAGCAGTGGCAGTTGTGACGATGCTGATGTTCTAGCCGCATTCGATGATGCCATTGCTGACGGTGTAGACATTCTCTCTGTTTCCCTCGGGGGCACTATTCCATTTGATTATTTGAATGATTCATATGCAATTGGGTCATTTCACGCTACCAGAAATGGGATATTAGTTTCCATGGCCGCTGGTAACGAAGGTCCGGGCGCAAAAACTGTGACAAACTTTGCACCATGGCAACTTTCTGTGGCTGCTACCACCATAAACCGCCAATTCATCACCAAGGTTCAATTGGGTAACGGTAAAATCTATGAG GGACTTTTACCAAACATATATGACCTCCGGGGTAAATTCTATCCTTTAATTTATGGTGGAGACGCGCCCAATACAAAAGCAGGTGCTGACGAGAGTATCTCTAG GTTTTGTGTAAGAGATGCCTTAGAAGAAGATTTGATCAAAGGTAAAATTGTGTTGTGTGATGGCCCTATGGATGAGGCTGGGATTGGGGCCATATTGGGTGGTGCAGCCGGAATTGTTCTGACTGGAAAAAAAGTCGACGATGAACTGTTTGGCCTTTATCCCGTGCCTGCATCTTTCGTCGGGTTGGAAGAAAACAGCGACATTTACAAATACATAAATTCAACAAG GAACGCAACTGCAACTATATGGAAAAGTGAAGAGATTAGTGATGTATTGGCTCCATACGTGCCCTCCTACTCATCGAGGGGCCCAAATCCGATCAATCCCAACATTCTCAAG CCAGATTTAGCAGCTCCAGGAACTTACATTCTGGCAGCATATCCCCCAAGTGGTGGTGGCGGTAGAGCCGGATACTATTTAGACACCGGGACATCAATGGCATGCCCCCATGCTACGGCCACAGCTGCATACGTCAAATCATTTCACCCTAAATGGTCAGCGGCTGCTATCCAATCGGCTCTCATCACTACTG CTAAACCTATGAATGCCACAACTAGCCCTGACGCTGAATTTGCATATGGAGCTGGCCTAATAAACCCTTCTAGGGCGCCATATCCTGGTTTGGTGTATGATCTTGATGAACAAGACTACATAGATTTTTTGTGTTCACAAGGATACAGTGGTAAACTTTTGCAAGCCATAACCAGGGACAAAACTAGTTGCTCATCAAAATCTATTAATAGAACAGCTAATGACATGAACTATCCTTCTTTTGCACTTTCCATCAAGGATCCGAAATTTGTCAATGGGGTCTTCCATAGGACTGTCACTAATGTTGGATCGTCAAAATCCACATACAGAGCTAAAACGGTGGCTCCATTGGGACTCAAAATCAATGTGAATCCAAGTGTGCTATCGTTCACATCTCTCGGGCAAAAGAAATCTTTTGTTGTCACTATAAAAGGGCCGATTGAGAAATCAAATCTAGTCTCTGCATCTTTGGTGTGGGATGATGGTGCTTTCCAAGTCAGGAGCCCCATTGTTGTCTATGTTGCTGTTTAA